From the Solanum lycopersicum chromosome 10, SLM_r2.1 genome, one window contains:
- the LOC104649781 gene encoding uncharacterized protein, whose translation MVGHVLEKKINRILIDDGSGVNILPIHTLKELGITTGELSESRLLIRGFSLGGQRSIGSIKLDIHMGYLRSSAWMHVIDAKTSYNILLSRTWVHENRIVSSSYYQCLKYLEGGIERKIVADDNPFIEGETHFADAKFNMRSYVVKGVKSNDVKSIKIDNIVRKRIDAAIEKVKINTKDSCPILNEGKILSSKKKQTSRFCYVPKVEKEQDQPFNLEENALRGLTLPIRRIDAINLSSKLPEKLVVEDQVLDMALPTKRTREDFDPNAYKLFVKAGYNPSKPSALGKLPSEDTTRKAREGLGYSQPPPIRISIRRASNNHITFEDDVTAPNKRPSVFDQLGEATTRIFLFERLGSLKKNNKNLRSNLKVTTPASHLIRKDFRSLIPSRMRRRVELMVSCKEELKAKVHTVVYTKEREEDEESVVNDNDPVEKEDAKDAPPELEEAVKITIDPLKEVNLGTDKDPKPTYLIKNGSRPVKQAQRRFRPDMIPLIENKVNKLIEAGFIREVKYPTWISSIVPVRKKNGQIRVCVDFRDLNNACPKDEFPLPISELMIDATTGYEAMSFMDGSSRYNQIRMSPKDEEHTAFRTPKGIYCYKVMPFGLQNGGATYQRAMQNIFDDFLHKNVECYVDDLVVKSRKRADHLKDLRMVFELLRRYQLRMNQLKCAFEVTSVKFLVFIVRHRGIEIDQAKADAISKMPEPRDIHELISLQGKLSYLRRFISNLAGRCQPFSHLMKKGASFNWDQTCSEEFKSIKSYLAKPPVLAAPIPGKPLILYIAAQERSVGALLAQENSEGKENALYYLSRMMTPNELNYSPIEKLCFALVFSIQKMKHYFQAHVVRLIFRANPIKFIMSKPVLSDQLARWYLQFQQFEIVYIPQKSVKGQALADILADHPIPNDWELTDEFPDVDAMLIEVQPPWKMYFDGAAHRGGDGAGVVFITSQEQILPFYFTLKQCCSNNVAEYQALILGLEMVVDMKQLHLQVFGDSQLVINQLLGSYEVKKPELRPYRDYAQKLIRCLGDVTLQHVRRTENKKVDALATLASTLTLPD comes from the exons ATGGTGGGTCATGTGCTAGAGAAGAAGATAAATAGAATCTTAATAGATGACGGATCAGGAGTCAACATTTTACCTATCCACACATTGAAGGAACTTGGCATCACGACTGGGGAACTTAGTGAAAGTCGTCTTTTGATACGAGGATTTAGTTTAGGCGGGCAGAGGTCCATAGGCTCTATTAAATTAGACATCCACATGGGATATTTGAGATCAAGCGCATGGATGCATGTGATTGACGCAAAGACATCATACAATATATTACTTAGTAGGACTTGGGTACATGAGAATAGAATTGTCTCATCTTCTTACTACCAatgtttgaaatatcttgaaggTGGAATTGAAAGAAAGATAGTTGCAGATGATAATCCTTTCATCGAAGGGGAGACACACTTTGCGGATGCGAAATTCAATATGAGAAGTTATGTTGTTAAAGGGGTCAAATCCAATGATGTCAAATCAATCAAGATTGATAATATCGTAAGAAAAAGAATTGATGCAGCTATCGAAAAGGTGAAAATTAACACTAAAGACTCTTGTCCCATCCTTAATGAAGGGAAGATCCTGTCTTCAAAAAAGAAGCAGACTTCTAGGTTTTGCTATGTTCCAAAAGTGGAGAAAGAACAAGATCAACCATTTAACCTTGAAGAAAATGCATTAAGAGGGCTAACTCTTCCTATCAGACGGATTGATGCAATAAACTTGTCTTCTAAGTTGCCAGAAAAGTTAGTCGTTGAAGATCAAGTGCTAGATATGGCTCTCCCTACAAAGCGCACAAGAGAAGATTTTGATCCCAATGCCTACAAGTTATTTGTGAAGGCAGGATACAACCCTAGCAAGCCATCAGCACTAGGGAAACTCCCATCAGAAGATACAACTAGGAAAGCGCGTGAAGGCCTAGGTTATAGCCAACCGCCGCCAATTCGCATTTCCATAAGAAGGGCTAGTAATAATCATATAACTTTTGAAGATGACGTCACTGCTCCCAATAAAAGGCCTTCTGTCTTTGATCAACTTGGCGAAGCGACAacaagaatttttttgtttgagagGTTAGGTTCTCTAAAGAAGAATAACAAGAACCTGAGAAGTAATTTAAAAGTTACAACGCCTGCTTCACATTTAATTCGAAAAGATTTCAGAAGTTTGATTCCTTCTAGGATGAGGCGACGAGTGGAACTTATGGTTTCCTGTAAAGAGGAACTCAAGGCAAAGGTTCATACTGTGGTTTACACCAAAGAGCgcgaggaagatgaagaaagtgTAG TCAATGACAATGATCCTGTGGAAAAGGAAGATGCTAAAGATGCTCCTCCAGAACTTGAAGAAGCAGTAAAGATCACAATAGATCCTTTGAAGGAAGTTAACCTTGGCACTGATAAAGATCCGAAGCCAACTTACTTGA TCAAAAATGGATCTCGTCCAGTTAAACAAGCTCAAAGACGTTTTAGACCAGACATGATTCCATTGATAGAAAATAAAGTTAACAAACTCATTGAGGCAGGCTTTATTCGTGAGGTCAAATATCCTACATGGATTTCAAGTATTGTTCCTGTGAGGAAGAAGAATGGTCAAATTCGAGTTTGCGTTGACTTTAGAGATCTCAATAATGCATGCCCTAAAGATGAGTTTCCTCTTCCCATTTCAGAGTTGATGATTGATGCCACCACTGGTTATGAGGCAATGTCATTCATGGATGGTTCTTCTAGATATAATCAAATCCGCATGTCACCAAAAGATGAAGAACACACTGCATTTCGCACGCCAAAAGGTATTTATTGCTACAAAGTGATGCCATTTGGTTTACAGAATGGTGGCGCCACATATCAAAGGGCTATGCAAAATATCTTTGACGATTTTctccataaaaatgttgaatgttacGTTGATGATTTGGTAGTGAAGTCGAGGAAAAGGGCTGATCATTTGAAAGACTTAAGGATGGTGTTTGAGTTACTTCGAAGATATCAATTAAGGATGAATCAATTGAAATGTGCCTTCGAAGTTACTTCCGTCAAGTTCCTTGTCTTTATTGTGAGACATCGAGGGATTGAAATTGATCAAGCCAAAGCTGATGCAATATCAAAGATGCCTGAACCACGAGATATCCATGAGTTAATAAGTCTCCAAGGAAAGTTATCCTACTTGAGAAGGTTCATCTCAAATCTAGCAGGGAGATGTCAACCATTCAGTCATCTCATGAAGAAAGGTGCTTCTTTTAATTGGGACCAAACATGTAGCGAAGAGTTTAAAAGTATCAAATCATATCTAGCAAAACCTCCGGTTTTGGCAGCCCCTATACCTGGAAAACCATTGATACTCTACATTGCAGCACAAGAAAGGTCTGTAGGAGCCCTGTTAGCTCAAGAGAATAGTGAAGGCAAAGAAAATGCTCTTTATTACTTAAGTAGAATGATGACGCCAAATGAGCTGAATTATTCGCCAATTGAAAAGTTATGCTTTGCACTGGTCTTCTCAATTCAAAAGATGAAGCATTATTTTCAAGCTCATGTTGTCCGTCTTATTTTTAGAGCAAATCCCATCAAGTTTATTATGTCAAAACCTGTCCTTAGTGACCAACTAGCAAGATGGTACCTCCAATTCCAACAATTTGAGATTGTGTACATCCCTCAAAAATCCGTGAAGGGACAAGCACTAGCGGATATCTTAGCAGACCATCCTATACCAAATGATTGGGAGTTAACTGATGAGTTTCCTGATGTAGATGCGATGTTAATTGAAGTTCAACCTCCTTGGAAAATGTACTTTGACGGGGCTGCACATCGCGGCGGAGATGGTGCTGGCGTGGTGTTCATCACTTCACAAGAACAGATTCTACCATTCTATTTTACTCTAAAACAATGTTGCTCCAATAATGTCGCTGAATATCAAGCACTGATACTTGGACTTGAAATGGTCGTTGACATGAAGCAATTACATTTACAGGTCTTTGGTGACTCtcaattggtgattaatcaactcTTAGGAAGTTATGAGGTAAAAAAGCCTGAATTGCGACCTTATCGTGATTATGCTCAAAAGTTGATAAGATGTCTTGGGGATGTAACCCTTCAACATGTGCGTCGAACAGAGAATAAGAAAGTTGATGCATTGGCTACTCTAGCTTCAACGCTAACCCTTCCTGATTAA